A genome region from Trichosurus vulpecula isolate mTriVul1 chromosome 5, mTriVul1.pri, whole genome shotgun sequence includes the following:
- the LOC118852289 gene encoding potassium voltage-gated channel subfamily D member 2: MAAGVAAWLPFARAAAIGWMPVATGPMPAPPRQERKRTQDALIVLNVSGTQFQTWQDTLERYPDTLLGSSERDFFYHPETQQYFFDRDPDIFRHILNFYRTGKLHYPRQECISAYDEELAFFGLIPEIIGDCCYEEYKDRRRENAERLQDDADNENTGESALPSMTARQRVWRAFENPHTSTMALVFYYVTGFFIAVSVIANVVETVPCGSSPGHIKELPCGERYAVAFFCLDTACVMIFTVEYLLRLAAAPSRYRFVRSVMSIIDVVAILPYYIGLVMTDNEDVSGAFVTLRVFRVFRIFKFSRHSQGLRILGYTLKSCASELGFLLFSLTMAIIIFATVMFYAEKGSSASKFTSIPAAFWYTIVTMTTLG, from the coding sequence ATGGCTGCAGGGGTGGCAGCATGGCTGCCCTTTGCTCGGGCAGCAGCCATAGGCTGGATGCCTGTGGCCACAGGACCCATGCCAGCACCCCCCAGGCAAGAGAGGAAGAGGACTCAAGATGCTCTCATTGTCCTGAATGTGAGTGGTACTCAGTTCCAGACGTGGCAGGATACCCTGGAACGCTACCCAGACACATTGTTGGGCAGCTCAGAGAGGGACTTCTTCTACCACCCTGAGACCCAGCAGTATTTCTTTGACCGTGACCCTGACATCTTCCGCCATATCCTGAACTTCTACCGTACTGGCAAGCTCCATTACCCAAGACAAGAGTGCATCTCTGCCTATGATGAAGAATTGGCCTTCTTTGGTCTCATCCCAGAGATTATTGGTGACTGCTGTTATGAGGAATATAAGGACCGTAGGCGAGAGAATGCAGAAAGACTACAGGATGATGCTGACAATGAAAATACAGGGGAAAGTGCTCTGCCTTCAATGACTGCCAGGCAGAGGGTCTGGAGGGCCTTTGAGAACCCCCATACCAGTACCATGGCCCTGGTATTTTACTATGTCACTGGGTTCTTTATTGCTGTCTCAGTCATTGCTAATGTTGTGGAGACAGTGCCATGTGGCTCGAGTCCTGGCCACATCAAGGAGCTGCCATGTGGTGAACGCTATGCTGTGGCATTCTTCTGCCTGGACACAGCCTGTGTTATGATATTCACTGTTGAGTACCTATTACGTCTGGCTGCGGCACCCAGCCGCTATCGTTTTGTACGCAGTGTCATGAGCATTATAGACGTGGTGGCCATCCTGCCTTATTACATAGGCCTAGTGATGACTGACAATGAGGATGTTAGCGGGGCCTTTGTCACACTGCGGGTCTTCCGAGTCTTCCGGATCTTTAAGTTTTCCCGCCACTCCCAGGGCCTTCGGATCCTGGGCTACACGCTCAAGAGTTGTGCTTCAGAGTTGGGGTTCCTGCTCTTCTCTCTCACCATGGCTATCATCATCTTTGCTACTGTCATGTTCTATGCAGAGAAGGGGTCTTCAGCCAGCAAATTCACCAGCATTCCTGCTGCTTTCTGGTATACCATCGTCACCATGACAACACTAGGGTAG